In Ruminiclostridium papyrosolvens DSM 2782, the following proteins share a genomic window:
- a CDS encoding bifunctional riboflavin kinase/FAD synthetase gives MQVIHSNDTNNIFSCYTGVGLGNFDGLHIGHMALINTLIRESKLNGLSSVVYTFTKHTENILRKKLITPLLLTETKKIELLSETTLDNLYLDEFNEGFSRMSPEEFVVNILKNKLNIKLAVAGHDYRFGYKGGGDIPLLEEYGKKYGFKVVAIPPITCDGEIISSTSIRQAIINGNIETAYKLLGRNYSIIAEVVNGRRVGNTIGFPTANIHPEKYLVLPHNGVYITKTLLNGRLYNSMTNVGYNPTFEDVRQKTVETHIMDFDKDIYGEKIEVFFLKKIRDEKKFNNVEELVNQISKDMKISRDYLSIVS, from the coding sequence ATGCAGGTTATTCATTCAAATGATACTAACAATATATTCAGTTGCTATACCGGTGTCGGTCTTGGTAATTTTGACGGCTTGCATATCGGACATATGGCTCTTATTAACACACTAATAAGAGAATCCAAATTAAACGGACTATCATCAGTGGTTTATACATTTACCAAGCATACAGAAAATATTCTCAGAAAAAAGCTTATTACACCTCTGTTACTTACTGAAACTAAAAAAATAGAACTTTTAAGTGAAACCACACTTGACAACCTATATCTTGACGAATTCAATGAAGGATTCTCAAGAATGTCTCCCGAAGAATTTGTTGTAAATATTCTTAAAAACAAGCTGAATATAAAGCTTGCTGTTGCAGGTCATGATTACAGATTTGGCTATAAGGGCGGCGGAGACATACCTTTACTGGAGGAATACGGAAAGAAATATGGCTTCAAGGTGGTAGCTATCCCGCCCATTACCTGTGATGGTGAAATTATAAGCAGCACCAGCATCAGACAAGCTATAATAAATGGGAATATTGAAACTGCTTACAAGCTGTTGGGGAGAAATTATTCTATTATAGCTGAGGTTGTAAATGGGAGGCGTGTAGGCAATACAATAGGCTTTCCTACTGCCAATATTCATCCTGAAAAATACCTTGTACTGCCACACAATGGAGTATATATAACAAAGACACTGTTAAATGGTCGTCTGTACAATAGTATGACTAATGTTGGCTATAACCCTACTTTTGAGGATGTAAGACAGAAGACGGTTGAAACTCATATTATGGACTTTGATAAGGATATTTACGGTGAAAAAATTGAAGTATTCTTTTTGAAAAAAATTCGCGATGAAAAGAAATTTAACAATGTAGAAGAATTAGTAAATCAAATCTCTAAGGATATGAAGATTTCAAGGGATTACTTGAGCATAGTAAGTTAG
- the truB gene encoding tRNA pseudouridine(55) synthase TruB — protein MNGILNVLKPAGMTSFDVIGFMRRITGQKKIGHAGTLDPSAVGVLPLCIGNATRALEFMIDKDKVYRAELTLGVSTDTQDSSGIVLDSYSVEVNEDEIKKTVMSFVGTIEQLPPMYSAIKIGGKKLYELARQGQTIERESRTIQIYSIDVIRVWEDSAVFDSEGTAKEFAVKKALLDVHCSKGTYIRTLCNDIGDKLGCGGHMSFLVRTRAGQYNLDNALTMEEVIQLSETKALEGHLLPVEKIFEVFDSIKLSNKELFKYNNGVWLEVEKNKYKKTVYRVYDNNSFLGIGEVFEKENTLYLKSKKFFK, from the coding sequence ATGAACGGTATTTTAAATGTTTTAAAGCCTGCAGGTATGACATCTTTTGATGTAATTGGATTTATGAGAAGGATAACAGGACAAAAAAAGATAGGTCATGCAGGTACACTTGATCCTTCGGCAGTGGGAGTTTTACCATTATGCATTGGCAATGCCACAAGGGCTTTAGAGTTTATGATAGACAAGGATAAGGTTTACCGTGCAGAACTGACACTGGGAGTTTCCACCGACACTCAGGACTCTTCCGGTATTGTGTTGGATTCATATTCCGTAGAAGTTAATGAGGATGAAATAAAAAAGACAGTTATGAGCTTTGTAGGTACTATTGAACAGCTTCCACCAATGTATTCTGCCATAAAAATCGGCGGTAAGAAGCTTTATGAGTTAGCCAGACAAGGCCAGACAATAGAACGGGAATCAAGAACTATTCAAATTTACAGCATAGATGTTATAAGAGTTTGGGAGGATAGTGCAGTATTTGATTCGGAAGGTACAGCAAAAGAATTTGCCGTAAAAAAAGCTCTTTTGGATGTTCACTGTTCAAAGGGAACATATATAAGAACCTTGTGCAACGACATTGGTGATAAGCTTGGCTGCGGCGGTCATATGTCTTTTCTCGTAAGAACAAGGGCGGGACAGTATAACCTTGACAACGCCCTTACAATGGAAGAGGTAATTCAGCTTTCAGAAACTAAAGCTCTTGAGGGGCATTTATTGCCTGTTGAAAAGATATTTGAAGTGTTTGATAGTATTAAATTAAGCAACAAGGAACTTTTTAAGTATAATAACGGAGTATGGCTGGAAGTTGAGAAAAACAAATATAAAAAAACTGTTTACAGAGTATATGATAATAATAGTTTTCTTGGGATAGGGGAAGTTTTTGAAAAAGAAAACACACTATATTTAAAATCAAAGAAGTTTTTTAAGTGA